One window from the genome of Spirosoma rhododendri encodes:
- a CDS encoding DUF4190 domain-containing protein, giving the protein MHSFTRLLNLVVIVSLLGLAACQRPSPALFMPERHVAAARLAATPSAEPVAAKAAETVAPATPVAVVEEPVTVLATTTTDVRPYQRLNIEGRHNLTKAALPQPEVRRAVTSIDKASRKELKRQWRQRMRQSGSTVSGLAIASLVCGILAFFLLGIVLGILAIIFGGVALSKIRKNPEVSGRGMAVAGMILGIVATVVTVIFLASR; this is encoded by the coding sequence ATGCACTCATTTACACGACTACTCAATCTGGTTGTCATTGTTTCACTGCTTGGGCTGGCTGCCTGCCAACGGCCTTCACCAGCGTTATTCATGCCCGAACGGCACGTAGCCGCAGCCCGCCTTGCAGCGACGCCATCGGCCGAGCCGGTAGCAGCAAAAGCGGCTGAAACTGTCGCTCCGGCAACTCCCGTAGCGGTCGTGGAGGAACCCGTCACTGTGCTGGCTACGACAACGACTGACGTAAGGCCTTACCAACGGCTGAACATCGAGGGCCGTCACAACCTGACAAAAGCAGCCCTTCCGCAACCGGAGGTCAGGCGGGCGGTTACCTCCATCGATAAAGCATCGCGAAAAGAGTTGAAGCGACAGTGGCGGCAGCGGATGCGTCAGTCGGGCAGCACCGTTAGCGGGCTGGCGATCGCGTCGCTGGTGTGTGGTATTCTGGCCTTTTTCCTGTTGGGTATCGTACTGGGTATCCTGGCCATTATTTTCGGGGGCGTTGCGCTATCGAAAATTCGGAAAAACCCGGAGGTGTCCGGGCGGGGTATGGCCGTTGCGGGGATGATACTGGGCATTGTGGCTACCGTTGTCACCGTGATTTTCCTGGCCAGCCGATAA
- the argC gene encoding N-acetyl-gamma-glutamyl-phosphate reductase codes for MTTFNIGIVGGAGYTGGELLRILLNHPFVTITFVHSNSQAGKPIWTTHTDLLGDTDLTFTGEDLNGLLADDSLDAVFLCMGHGASQTFMTEYDVSDDITIVDLSTDFRDEHDDFVYGLPELQRDRIREATRVANPGCFATSIQLALLPLAKAGKLTDAVQVSAITGSTGAGQALVPTTGFTWRNNNVSIYKAFTHQHLAEIRQSLNQFDPDFKAAINFVPYRGDFTRGIMANVHTPFAGTIEEAKELYKSFYAEHPFTHVSDAPIDIKQVVNTNKCLLHLELHDGQLLITSVIDNLTKGAAGQAVQNFNLVTGLPEDTGLRLKAVAF; via the coding sequence ATGACGACATTCAACATTGGTATCGTGGGCGGGGCTGGCTATACGGGGGGCGAACTCCTGCGTATTCTGCTCAACCACCCGTTTGTAACGATCACATTCGTCCATAGCAACAGTCAGGCGGGGAAACCCATCTGGACGACGCACACCGATTTGCTGGGCGATACCGACCTGACTTTTACCGGCGAGGACCTGAACGGGCTTCTGGCCGACGATAGTCTCGACGCCGTTTTCCTGTGCATGGGCCACGGGGCATCGCAGACGTTTATGACCGAGTACGACGTGTCGGACGACATTACGATCGTCGACCTGAGCACCGACTTCCGCGATGAGCACGACGACTTCGTGTATGGCCTGCCCGAACTGCAACGCGACCGTATCCGGGAAGCGACGCGGGTAGCGAATCCGGGCTGTTTCGCCACGAGTATTCAGTTGGCCCTGCTGCCGCTGGCCAAAGCCGGTAAGCTCACCGATGCCGTGCAGGTCAGCGCCATCACGGGCAGCACCGGTGCCGGGCAGGCCCTCGTGCCGACAACGGGCTTTACCTGGCGCAACAACAACGTATCGATCTACAAGGCGTTTACCCATCAGCACCTCGCGGAGATTCGGCAGAGCCTGAATCAGTTTGATCCCGATTTTAAAGCCGCCATCAACTTCGTACCCTACCGGGGCGACTTCACGCGCGGAATCATGGCGAATGTGCATACGCCGTTTGCCGGTACGATTGAAGAGGCAAAAGAGTTGTACAAAAGCTTTTACGCCGAACATCCGTTCACGCACGTCAGCGATGCCCCTATCGACATCAAGCAGGTTGTGAACACCAACAAATGCCTGCTGCATCTGGAGCTTCACGACGGGCAACTGCTCATCACGAGCGTGATCGATAACCTGACGAAAGGAGCCGCCGGGCAGGCCGTGCAGAACTTCAATCTGGTAACGGGCTTACCCGAGGATACGGGATTGCGGTTGAAAGCCGTCGCGTTTTAA
- a CDS encoding glycosyltransferase family 4 protein, translating into MNITVDASPLGIGFYHRQAQTGVSRVVEKLVAGLHRDPSVRLTLAAPTHLSGTMRYADTTFGAQAPPFVNRPVEQRLARVENGLLSPFVWNSMPSKLIREGFYRMRRQLDMETARFDERQFAEQAIYHSPFYAIPPEIGASKRIKKLLTVHDLIPVRHPEWFPDGERAVRQVLETLPPDAFVTTVSEATKVDFCEYTGFDPARVTPIRLAASPDLFYPATDESRQQAVRQKLGLGDGPYLLSLATLEPRKNIDHLLRCFVNLVEAGELPDELNLVLVGAKGWKLDALLAEIARHDRIRNRLVFTGFVADDDLAPLYTGALAFVYPSLYEGFGLPPLEAMQCGLPVITSNVSSLPEVVGDAALLVPPTDAAALSQALLTVVNSATVRADLSARSLARARLFSWEKFSQEHIALYKTIA; encoded by the coding sequence GTGAACATAACGGTTGATGCCAGCCCACTGGGCATCGGATTCTACCACCGGCAGGCGCAAACGGGCGTCAGCCGGGTGGTGGAAAAACTGGTAGCGGGCCTGCACCGGGATCCCTCGGTGCGGCTGACGCTGGCGGCTCCGACGCACCTGAGCGGCACCATGCGCTATGCGGACACCACCTTTGGCGCACAGGCTCCCCCGTTTGTAAACCGGCCGGTCGAACAACGACTGGCGCGGGTTGAAAACGGACTGCTCAGTCCCTTCGTGTGGAACAGTATGCCGTCGAAACTGATTCGGGAAGGGTTCTACCGGATGCGTCGACAACTGGACATGGAAACGGCCCGGTTCGATGAGCGTCAGTTTGCCGAACAGGCCATTTACCACTCGCCTTTCTACGCCATACCACCCGAAATCGGGGCCAGTAAACGCATCAAAAAGCTGCTGACGGTACACGACCTGATTCCGGTGCGGCACCCGGAGTGGTTTCCCGATGGTGAGCGGGCCGTTCGTCAGGTGCTCGAAACGCTGCCGCCCGATGCCTTCGTAACGACCGTTTCGGAAGCGACGAAGGTCGATTTTTGCGAGTACACCGGCTTCGACCCCGCCCGGGTTACGCCGATTCGGCTGGCTGCGTCGCCCGACCTGTTTTATCCCGCAACCGACGAATCGCGGCAGCAGGCCGTCCGGCAGAAGCTGGGGCTGGGCGATGGACCTTATTTGCTGAGCCTGGCAACGCTGGAACCGCGCAAAAATATCGATCACCTGCTACGTTGTTTCGTAAACCTGGTCGAAGCGGGCGAACTGCCCGATGAACTGAATCTGGTGCTGGTGGGGGCGAAAGGGTGGAAGCTCGACGCCCTGCTGGCGGAAATCGCCCGGCACGATCGCATTCGCAACCGGCTGGTATTCACGGGATTCGTTGCCGACGACGACCTGGCCCCGCTCTACACCGGTGCGCTGGCGTTTGTTTATCCGTCGCTCTACGAAGGGTTTGGGTTGCCACCGCTGGAAGCCATGCAGTGCGGCCTGCCGGTAATTACGTCCAACGTATCGTCGCTGCCCGAAGTGGTGGGCGATGCCGCGTTGCTGGTGCCGCCTACCGATGCGGCTGCGCTGTCGCAGGCGTTGCTGACGGTGGTCAATTCCGCGACTGTCAGGGCCGATTTGTCGGCCCGGTCGCTGGCGCGGGCACGGCTGTTTTCCTGGGAGAAGTTTAGTCAAGAACACATAGCGCTGTACAAAACCATAGCATGA
- the argG gene encoding argininosuccinate synthase — translation MSQKKVVLAFSGGLDTSFCVKYLTEDRGMEVYSVLVDTGGFSDDELKAIEERAYSLGVKSHTTISKTDDYYQQCLKFLVFGNVLKNNTYPLSVSAERIFQAIAAAEYAREIGASAIAHGSTGAGNDQVRFDMAFRIIAPDAEVITPIRDLKLSREAEIEYLKAKGVDQEWHKAAYSINKGLWGTSVGGKETLTSDQFLPESAWPTQVTKTEPETVELTFEHGEIKGINGEKYSNPVDAIRKLTEMAGPFGIGRDIHVGDTIIGIKGRVGFEAPAPLILIKAHHLLEKHVLGKWQLYWKEQLANWYGTMLHEGQFMDPVMRNIEVFLNDTQAHVTGKVRVMLAPYRFQVLGIESDHDLMSAKFGSYGEMNNAWTGDDVRGFSKVASNQVMIYEKISEHNG, via the coding sequence ATGTCTCAGAAAAAAGTAGTTCTTGCCTTTAGCGGGGGTCTCGATACCTCCTTCTGCGTTAAATACCTGACCGAAGACCGAGGTATGGAAGTATATTCCGTGCTGGTCGATACGGGCGGTTTTTCGGACGATGAGCTGAAAGCCATCGAAGAACGGGCCTACTCGCTGGGCGTGAAGTCGCACACGACGATCTCCAAAACCGACGATTACTACCAACAGTGTCTGAAGTTTCTGGTGTTTGGCAACGTCCTGAAAAACAACACCTATCCGCTGAGCGTCAGTGCCGAACGGATTTTTCAGGCTATCGCTGCGGCTGAATATGCCCGCGAAATCGGCGCGTCGGCCATTGCCCACGGCAGCACCGGTGCCGGTAACGATCAGGTGCGCTTCGATATGGCGTTTCGGATTATCGCACCCGATGCCGAGGTGATCACGCCCATCCGCGATTTGAAACTGTCGCGCGAAGCGGAGATTGAGTACCTCAAGGCAAAAGGAGTCGATCAGGAGTGGCACAAAGCGGCCTATTCGATCAACAAAGGGTTGTGGGGAACATCGGTAGGTGGTAAAGAAACGCTGACCTCCGATCAGTTTCTGCCCGAGTCGGCCTGGCCAACGCAGGTGACGAAGACCGAACCCGAAACCGTCGAGCTAACATTCGAACACGGCGAAATCAAAGGGATCAACGGTGAAAAATACAGCAATCCCGTCGATGCCATCCGCAAGCTGACAGAAATGGCTGGGCCATTCGGCATTGGCCGCGATATCCACGTGGGCGATACCATCATCGGTATCAAAGGACGCGTCGGTTTCGAGGCACCGGCTCCACTGATTCTGATCAAGGCGCACCACCTGCTCGAAAAGCACGTGCTGGGCAAGTGGCAACTGTACTGGAAAGAGCAGCTGGCCAACTGGTACGGCACGATGCTGCACGAAGGGCAGTTTATGGACCCCGTCATGCGCAACATCGAGGTGTTCCTGAATGACACGCAGGCCCACGTAACGGGCAAGGTTCGGGTAATGCTGGCTCCGTACCGCTTTCAGGTACTCGGCATCGAATCGGACCACGATCTGATGTCGGCCAAGTTTGGGTCGTACGGTGAGATGAACAATGCCTGGACCGGCGACGACGTGCGCGGCTTCTCGAAAGTGGCGTCGAATCAGGTCATGATCTACGAAAAAATTAGTGAACATAACGGTTGA
- a CDS encoding response regulator, whose amino-acid sequence MKKFTDLNSILLVDDDKFTNLVHTKVIERTKLGVSVKAINNVTDAIAFLTQEKAATDQPNIIFLDINMPGLTGWDFMALYDQLDERHKANVIVVMLTTSLNPDDYQRAKLNGHIVDFLHKPLRPDMLLDVASRYFHAEDAVGE is encoded by the coding sequence ATGAAAAAATTCACCGATCTGAACAGCATTCTGCTGGTCGACGACGATAAGTTTACCAACCTCGTACACACCAAGGTAATCGAGCGTACCAAGTTGGGCGTGTCCGTAAAGGCGATCAACAACGTCACCGACGCGATCGCTTTTCTGACGCAGGAGAAGGCAGCCACCGATCAGCCGAATATTATCTTTCTGGATATTAATATGCCCGGTCTGACTGGCTGGGATTTTATGGCACTCTACGATCAGCTTGACGAGCGCCACAAGGCCAACGTGATTGTGGTTATGCTTACTACCTCGCTCAACCCCGACGACTACCAGCGGGCTAAACTCAACGGGCACATCGTTGATTTTCTGCACAAACCACTCCGACCTGATATGCTGCTTGACGTTGCCAGCCGGTATTTCCATGCTGAAGATGCTGTGGGCGAGTAG
- a CDS encoding sensor histidine kinase — protein sequence MMDEIDNHAIILLDEQGNIETWNKGAEKIKGYTASEIVGRNFRVFYPEADCQAGLPAQLLAEAAATGKVYHEGWRLRQDKTRFWGAVTITASRNEQGQLIGFAKITRDLSERMAAETTIRLHAQDLETRNKELEQFVYIASHDLQEPLLNVGNFVELLQLEYADSFDDGARLYLDIINQSTYRMRNLIKGLLDYARIGREKTFVATDCQELVDFVKEDLTAKLALTAGTLRYSQLPQVMVYPTELRQLFQNLICNALKFTKPGQPPVVTVAAEMRGKYWQFSVNDNGIGIEPAYREKIFKIFQRLHTRETYEGNGIGLAHSKKIVEMHGGELWVESVLGAGSTFFFTIPVHQSGHPTNQTA from the coding sequence ATGATGGACGAGATCGATAATCACGCCATTATTCTGCTGGACGAACAGGGCAATATTGAAACCTGGAACAAGGGAGCTGAGAAAATAAAAGGGTATACGGCCAGTGAGATCGTTGGCCGGAATTTTCGGGTTTTTTATCCCGAAGCTGATTGCCAGGCTGGCTTGCCCGCTCAACTGCTGGCCGAAGCCGCAGCCACGGGCAAAGTGTATCACGAAGGCTGGCGGCTCCGGCAGGACAAAACCCGGTTCTGGGGGGCCGTCACAATCACCGCTTCGCGTAACGAACAGGGCCAGCTGATCGGATTTGCCAAGATTACCCGCGACCTGAGCGAGCGGATGGCAGCTGAAACGACAATCCGACTGCACGCCCAGGACCTCGAAACGCGGAATAAAGAACTGGAACAGTTCGTCTACATCGCGTCGCATGATTTGCAGGAGCCGCTGCTAAACGTGGGTAATTTTGTCGAGTTGCTCCAGCTCGAATATGCCGATAGCTTCGATGATGGAGCCAGGCTATATCTGGACATTATCAACCAGAGTACCTACCGGATGCGTAACCTGATCAAGGGGTTGCTGGATTATGCCCGGATCGGGCGGGAGAAAACGTTTGTCGCGACCGATTGCCAGGAGCTGGTCGACTTTGTGAAGGAGGACCTTACGGCGAAGCTGGCCCTGACGGCGGGAACGCTGCGGTACAGCCAGCTGCCCCAGGTGATGGTCTACCCGACAGAACTACGGCAGCTGTTTCAGAACCTGATTTGCAACGCCCTCAAATTTACGAAACCGGGCCAGCCGCCGGTCGTGACGGTCGCGGCCGAGATGCGGGGTAAGTACTGGCAGTTTTCCGTCAACGATAACGGCATAGGGATCGAGCCAGCCTACCGGGAGAAAATTTTCAAAATTTTTCAGCGGCTGCACACCCGCGAAACCTACGAAGGCAACGGCATTGGCCTGGCTCACAGCAAAAAAATTGTGGAGATGCACGGCGGAGAACTGTGGGTCGAGTCGGTGCTGGGTGCGGGTAGCACGTTTTTCTTCACCATTCCTGTGCATCAGTCAGGCCATCCAACTAATCAGACAGCATGA